DNA sequence from the Bacillus pumilus genome:
CTAAGCTGCCGAGGCTTAGGGTTTTTTTGAACCTGAAAGTGATGAAAAACTAGAGGGGGAAGAAAAAATGAATGATTTATCGACAATGAGCAGCTTGTCTAAAGAAGAGATTTTACAGCTGATTGAAGAAGCAACGGCTCTCAAAAAGGGGAAGCAAGAGCTTGGTTTAGCGGGAGAATTTGTAGCAAATCTCTTTTTTGAACCAAGCACAAGAACACGATTTAGCTTCGAAGTCGCCGAAAAGAAGCTGGGGATGAATGTACTAAGCTTAGATGCGGCAAGCACCTCTGTTCAAAAAGGCGAAACTCTTTACGATACGGTAAAAACGCTCGAATCCATCGGCGTGAAAGCTTGTGTGATCAGAGACAGCACCGATGAATATTACAACGAACTGATCGGGAAGGTTGGGATTCCCATCATCAATGCTGGAGATGGCTGCGGGCAGCACCCGACCCAATCACTGCTTGACCTAATGACCATCTATGAAGAGTTTGGCGGCTTTGAGGGCTTAACGATTTCGATTCATGGAGACATCAAGCACAGCAGGGTGGCAAGGTCGAATGCGGAAGTACTCTCAAGGCTCGGAGCGACAGTCCTTTTCTCAGGACCTGCTTCCTTCCAAGATGAGCAAAATCCTCACGGAACGTATGTCCAAGTAGACGAAGCCATTAGACAATCTGATGTGGTGATGCTGCTTAGAATCCAGCATGAACGGCACGCTAAAAAAATGGGTAATGAAGAATACTTATCGACTTATGGATTAACAGTAAACAGGGCAAACAACATGAAAGAACGAGCCATTATCATGCATCCAGCACCAGTAAACAGAGGTGTGGAGATAGATGATTCTTTAGTGGAATCAAAGCAGTCACGAATTTTCAAGCAAATGGAAAATGGCGTTTATGTCCGAATGGCGGTATTAAAAAGAGCTTTTCAAAATAGCAGACTACATCAAAAAGGGAGAGATTCTGTCTATGTCGTATCTCATTAAAAACGGTTTTATCTTAACAAGCACAGGTGAAAAAGTGCAGCAGGATATTAGGGTAGAAGGAGAAGTGATTCAAGCGATTGGTCACTTAGAAAGAGAAGACGGAGAAGAGGTCATTGATGCTAAAGGGCTATTTGTTTCACCAGGCTTAATTGATCTGCATGTACATTTAAGAGAGCCAGGCGGAGAGAAGAAGGAAACGATTGAAACAGGCTCTAAAGCAGCAGCAAGAGGCGGCTATACGACGATTGCAGCGATGCCGAATACACGCCCAGTTCCAGATACAAAAGAGCAAATGGAATGGCTCAT
Encoded proteins:
- a CDS encoding aspartate carbamoyltransferase catalytic subunit codes for the protein MNDLSTMSSLSKEEILQLIEEATALKKGKQELGLAGEFVANLFFEPSTRTRFSFEVAEKKLGMNVLSLDAASTSVQKGETLYDTVKTLESIGVKACVIRDSTDEYYNELIGKVGIPIINAGDGCGQHPTQSLLDLMTIYEEFGGFEGLTISIHGDIKHSRVARSNAEVLSRLGATVLFSGPASFQDEQNPHGTYVQVDEAIRQSDVVMLLRIQHERHAKKMGNEEYLSTYGLTVNRANNMKERAIIMHPAPVNRGVEIDDSLVESKQSRIFKQMENGVYVRMAVLKRAFQNSRLHQKGRDSVYVVSH